The sequence tttttgggggggagggggggaagcctTCGCGTGTAAGTCTTTTTGTCTCTGCACTGGAGTGAGGTGAAGTAACTCCAGAGGTTCTTCTATGAAACAAATATTTTAGATCTGTTCCCACTGAGGTTCGTGCCGAGGTTCAGAATAGACTGCTGATTAGTATAGATATTCTTAGACCTTGCAGTGTTGTCACAGTTAAATCATCAATTCCTTCTGATCTGGGTTGATAATTTATTTCCAGAGTTGAAGGGACATCCTTCAACAGTTCTTTGCAAGATAGTGTCAGGTTGCCCTGCTCTGGAATACTTGTCCTGTGGAGCTCACAAAGTTCCATCTTGTCCTCAACAATGTTTAATATATTTCAGTAGCCTCTGGGTGCTATTAGCCAAAGTCTTGTTGGTTTTGTTACTCAACTCTGTTTTTAATTTATATCTGATCCAAGGACAGCAGTTAGGTTCTTTTGAATGGGTACCTGAGTGCTGTTGTGAGCTGGCTGAGGATCAGTAAATTAGAAATTGTATCCAGCCAAGGCAGTGTTGTTaggaacagagaaagctgccttttCACTGAGTCAGacttgggtccatctagctcagtactgttcacactgactggcagtggctctccaggattcaggcAGGGTTTTCTAGCTGAAGAGGCTGAGGATTTAACCTGGGGCTTTTTGTACACAAAGAGGATGCTCTgttattgagctatggcccttcccctatatGATGTTTAAAAGATCTTGAAAGGTAGAGTTGAGAGTGGTATTCAGGACAAGAGTTCCCCTTCTCATCCTTTCCCCACCCCAGTAGTCTGTATTCCGGAGGTTCTCCTGGACACTAATGTGCTATTTAATTCATAGGCGGTGGTAGAAGTCAGGAGTatattttaccagctttggttagTAAGATGGCTATAGATCAGGGCCTTGTTCATATTCCATGAATTACTAGCCACATGTTGAGACTATTGTAGTGTCCTTAACTGGGTGTTCCATTGAAAATGGCTTGGAAAGTTAGTCCATAGTGCTCATTTTGTTGGCTGGTGTGTGAAAGAGAGGCATGCCAagtgcattggctgcctatgaACTTCTGGACACAAGCCAAGGTGCAAGTGAAAGCACCTTGGATCCTGAACACCTGctgctggctgcccatttgctactgaggcaagttcaaggttctagtcttggtgtacaaagccctatacagctcgggaccaggatacctgaaagaccatcttaccccttatatacccagccgatcactgcgctctgcagctgagggctgtgatgcatccttccctggctctccctgtcaggttcctacctgctcgtggttactgcctgtctctaggcaccaccagggactccaccagtccggaccgcactctcttatggtttacctatccgctctagcacagatctcaacagatccccctgctaggcaaccaccagtaacgtcccaatactagtattcccagagactctgaatactggtattgttattctcttcaccgctgccaccatttgttacagttccccttcagccttggtcattaccttaccctcccttctggtctgtgaaaccccagccaaggatcaggcctttgctaaaccaaattaagtatttattacagataacaaagctaacaagattaacaagatttcttcttaaagcacataagcatatggttttactcaatactaatccgaactccacctccctcctggcaaacaactctctcaaaccccaccaagcaacccactcgttctcttctccccccccccgattccactctcactcttccttttatacattcagccattttaaacactcagccaatcatctcgcattctactgcccattcactccccctcctctttcactccacttaccatgtatcttctaaaacaacacgacttaccatatatacattaatataggaacatcttAAAcaacttggaagttgtttaaaaacactatattagaagctcaactgcataccgcagatcagaaaaggtaccgccagggccaagaagatgccagcatggttaacgagcaaagtcaaggaagctcttagaggcaaaaagtcttccttcagaaaatggaagtcttgtccgaatgaagaaaataaaaaagaacacaaactctggcaaaagaaatgcaagaagacaataagggatgctaaaaaagaatttgaggagcacattgctaagaacataaaaaccaacaacaaaaaattctataaatacattcaaagcaggagaccatctagggagacaattggacccttggatgataagggagtcaaaggtgtcctaaagaacgataaggagattgcagagaagctaaatgaattctttgcatctgtcttcacagtggaagatatagggcagatccctgaacctgaactaacatttgcaggaagggattctgaggaactaagacaaatagtggtaacgagagaggaagttctaggcttaatggacaatataaaaactgacaaatcaccgggcccggatggcacccacccaagagttctcaaagaactcaaaggtgaaattgctgatctgctaactaaaatatgtaacttgtccctcgggtcctcctccgtgcctgaggactggaaagtggcaaatgtaacgccaatcttcaaaaagggatccagaggggatcccggaaattacaggccagttagcttaacttctgtccctggaaaactggtagaaagtattattaaagctagattaactaagcacatagaagaacaagccttgctgaagcagagccagcatggcttctgcaagggaaagtcctctctcagtaacctattagaattctttgagagtgtcaacaagcatataaatagaggtgatccagtggacatagtgtacttagactttcaaaaagcgtttgacaaggtacctcaccaaaggcttctgaggaagcttagcagtcatggaataagaggagaggtcctcttgtggataaggaattggttaagaagcagaaagcagagagtaggaatcaacggacagttttcccaatggagggctgtagaaagtggagtccctcaaggatcggtattgggacctgtacttttcaacttgttcattaatgacctagaattaggagtgagcagtgaagtggccaagtttgctgatgacactaaattgttcagggttgttaaaacaaaaagggattgcaaagagctccaaaaagacctctccaaactgagtgaatgggcggaaaaatggcaaatgcaattcaatataaacaagtgtaatattatgcatattggagcaaaaaatcttaatttcacatatacgctcatggggtctgaactggcggtgaccgaccaggagagagacctcggggttgtagtggacagcactatgaaaatgtcgacccagtgtgcggcagctgtgaaaaaggcaaattccatgctagggataattaggaaaggtattgaaaataaaacatccgatatcataatgccattgtataaatctatggtgcagccgcatttggaatactgtgtacagttctggtcgcctcatctcaaaaaggatattatagagttggaaaaggttcagaagagggcaaccagaatgatcaaggggatggagcgactcccttacgaggaaaggttgcagcatttggggcattttagtttagagaaaaggtgggtcagaggagacatgatagaagtgtataaaattatgcatggcattgagaatgtggatagagaaaagttcttctccctctctcataatactagaacttgtggacattcaaagaagctgaatgttggaagattcaggacagacaaaaggaagtacttctttactcagcgcatagttaaactatggaatttgctcccacaagatgcagtaatggccaccagcttggacggctttaaaagaagattagacaaattcatggaggacagggctatcaatggctactagccgtgatggctgtgctctgccaccctagtcagaggcagcatgcttctgaaaaccagttgctggaagcctcaggaggggagagtgttcttgcactcgggtcctgcttgcgggcttcccccaggcacctggttggccactgtgagaagaggatgctggactagatgggccactggcctgatccagcaggctcttcctatgttcttatcacaagggcctcctgcagataccatcttatcaggtcagttctgcacaacataggaaatggacctttagtgtggcagcacctaccctgtggaattccctccccttaaatattaggcaggcgccatctctgctatcttttcggcaccttttgaagactttcctctttcaacaagccttttaagttgagacctatcccagtctgcgtctgtgttggaattactttttaatatgtttttaaacctttttttaagcaatatgtttttattcttttttaagcaatatgtttttattctttttttaaagatgtcttgaaagattttttaaaaatgtttttaaagattttctgttttaatgtactttaaagtctgtttttatgatgatttaaagagtttttagtgcttttgtttgccactctgggctcctgctgggaggaagggcaggatatatatcaaatCATAAACAAACACCTTCTGCAGCCCCTTCTTCCCAAGTGCATCCCcctcagttaaaacaattgagaGAGGTTTCACTGTGGTTAAACCGAGAGCGGATTGGGTGAGGGGCAAGCTTAATATGAATATGTTATGCTCTGTATTGTATTGGCcggccgcacacacacacaccccagagatGCTCCATATTTTTCTCCTGCcgattacaaataaaataaaaacaatatcagGTTCTGTAACGTGTCCATTTGTGTGTTTGGGGCGGTTGGTTTTCTTTTTAGTGTGTTGTTGCTATAGTTGTATTATTTTAAGGTTTGggctttttttaaacttttttttgaaGCTTCATCTATCTAAGATTTGTATAGAGATCTACCTTGAGCATTATATATTGTATCAAATTTAAAAGTAAAAGGAAGAAATGTATAAGAGCAATTTTAATGCTGGGGAGCCAGCGGAAGAGGGGCtggctgtcccgtccagagccggaaggacgaggtTGAGACGAGGGTGCAAATAAATCTCGTTTtcttagagtaatggatacatcaaaggcattgcgcttcatagaaaaccctgtgctaactcactagaatccctaactacactctagacatgctctgcggcgtatgaaggaagttgactcagcaactccccgctgtgagcggcaagcttaagtagggaacgttttcgatcgtaatgtctgactccttcgcaagtcctgtctctgccctgttcGTTTCTTGCGGTGGCGGGAACGAGGCGAGGGGGGGGCGTGTCTCCAAcggctcatcagaagacacctgctcctgagcaacgggctcgaggtcggGGCTGCACCACGCTGGTAGCATCCTGGGAAcagctgggcaagggaggagttggcactgtctctggaactTCCCCTAATAGGTCCTCTGCAGGAGCTGGGGACGGCGCGCTCTGTTCCTCAGAGATCGCGCCttttgtgggaactggctggagttcggactcaccccctccctcaaggtcctgctcagactcaacaacttccAAATCTTCTGCGTCTTCTGGCAGCAGAGGCGCTTGAAActcatccctcccccccaccgTTCCTTCTGggatagctgaggctcaacattgGCAGAGGAGGAGCTCAATGGGATCCTCCTCCTTCCCGAGAGCCACTGGCCAGGCTGAATGTTGGGAACTGCACGCACAAGCCAGTAAGAAAGTGTCAGCTCCCATAAATtggcctcccagggagtaagcgctCTCTGTAGAGACCCATCACAGTTTTTTGTAATGGGTGGAGTGGGATCCAGGGGGAGGGCTCTGAATGAGAGGAGGATCTCATGTAAGTCCCCCTGTGGCTCCTCCCCCACCACTCTCCCAGAAAGCCCCACTTTGGGggcttacataagaacataagaacataagaagagcctgctggatcaggccagtggcccatctagtccagcatcctgttctcacagtggccaaccaggtgccttggggaagcccgcaagcaggacccgagtgcaagaacactctcccctcctgaggcttccggcttCTGCCAGCCCTCAGTCCATCGGGCAGGCTGTCCCCAGCGTACCCCTGGCAATGAAGGCAGTCTCCTGATGGTGAGTTGGTTTGcgcgccagagcttggaaaagttacttgttggaactacaactcccatcagcccagtctagtggccatgctggctggggctgatgggagttgtagttcaaaaaagtaacttttccaagctctaccctAAGTAATGAAAAATGTGCTCGTGTTTTGTTCTATGTAGTCATGCATAAGTGATTCACAAGCTGTTGGGTGTTTTATATATTTGCAAGTCATCtaaagactttttgttgaaagtgatgaattaatataagaaataaaaataataatatatgtaGAACTTTTTATATCAGATTTTATTaatgaataaaatgcaaaaatacaactATATTACATTTTGTAAATAAAGTATCAAATTTTAGAAATAAATACTATACATACACAAAACacatacattaaaaataataagccTTTTAGCCCTGCCTGTTTCTGTGGGAAGTGCTGTGATAGGCTGGTTGGTAGAAGAGAATGTATTCCATCTTCTTCCATCCTGCAGCTTTACAGGGCTACAGAGTccaaatgttttcattttttcttttgtcgTAGCCTACCAAATTCTTACAAATATATAACCTTTCATATATGCTTTAGTATTCATAAATTATAATAAATCATTTCTTAATTTTCCATATATTTAATCCAGTTCACATTCTTTAAAACTCTCATAATATCTAAGAAACTTTAAGCACTGTTTCCAAGAAAGTCACATTTGGAGAAAAACATTTTGTATCCAAGTGATATCACAAACTTGACATCACAATTCTTATCACATCCCTTATTTATCTCTATTATCATTGTcgtcatcatttattacccgcccttcaccctgaggtcccaaggTGTGTTACAACAGTTTAGagtatgtatttaaaaacaacttaaaacaatttacattcacaaaaatagggtgggtcctaaaatacgtctcaagtgtcaaaggccagggtaaagaggtgcttcttTTACCACTTTATAAATACTAGCTGCCAGTACATCATTTCCTTGCTCCAGCAATTATCCAAAAGTTTCAAATGCTTCCTAGCTGTTCATCCTCTTTGTCAGTATGTCAATGTATGTGAAACTGGTCCTGATCTCTAGCTGCAGGCTCTCCCAGATGCATGTTCCGCGTTCTTTCTCTCTGATAAAAGTTATGATCCTCTGAAAATACCTCTTCAGTCTCAGAACGGTTTTCCTTCCCTTTGCACCTCTCAGTGTAACTTTTCTTTCCTCGAGGCACCTTTCGATAACTTCAGTTTGTGCATGCAGCATCTGAAGAAACCTGCTGTGACAGAATGGCAGAGTTTGAAGAGAAAAGAGGCTATCTATCTTTTTCTCCACCTCCCCACCCTGCCCCAATACTTTGTTGCCTCCTCTACAACAGAGACCTGTGCAGTGGGGAGCAGAGACTGACCTCTTCCTTTGTGTGACCTCCAAGCCAGTTCCCAGTAGATCACGTCTTAAGATGTTCAAGAATCCATGAAGTATTTCGTAGACTGCTATCATGGCAAGCCGTGATTCACTTATTTCCAGGATATCTGAAGGAAAACTGAATGCAGTCAGTTCCTTCAGGCATGCTGAAGGAAACTTTGCGCTCCTCTCTTTCCACAGCTTCAAACTCTGCAAATTAAATCTTTGTTGTTGGACTTTCAGAAAGTTGCAGTCCAGAGCTGTGACTTGAACAGATGACAGTAGCACTAAgcaaagggcccctgcatgcATGTGGATTCCAATCGCCATGATAGGTTCTCAGGCAGTGCCTGCCAGAGCAGTCTTGAGGTGTGCTTTTATTCTGTAGGGCTGCTTTCCTTTCATCATTTCGTCCTCTAGGGATTTCCAGGTTTCATTTTCACTTTCCACTTGCCAGGCAGAATCTTTTCAGCCATGTACATTTTTTGTTGGGTCCTGAAGGCTCTTTCATGTTCTCTTTTCTTGGTAACCCGGAATAGATTTTGCATTCTCTCCTTGCCCCTGCTCCCCCAATATTTCAACAAGCTCATGGGGCTATTTACATTTGTTATACATCTTTCCAGTCCAAATAGACCATCAGAGCCAAGGATCTCAGATTTCTGCCTGAGACTTTGGAAAGTTACTAAATGTCAGAGTAGGCAATGgtgggctagatggatcaattgtATAAGgccttttcttatttatttatttatttatttatttaccaccccatagccaaagctctctgggcggttcacagtaaCTAAAaccaaatatgcaaatttaaaacacatcttttaaaaacaatttaaaacacaatttaaaacacatgctaaaatgcctgggagaagaggaaagtcataAATAAAAGCCACACTTGACCCTCTCTGAAGCTCTGTGTGTGGGTGGGGAGGGGTATCGCACATGAGCTAGAGTTCTGGAAGCTGGTATGCATATAGTGCCAGGTCTTCCCTAGCCTACTGCAAAGACACTTGAAAATGGGACATTTTGTGCACCTCTTCCTCAAAATGGGAGACTCATTGTGCCCCCTCAAATTGCACTTCTCACAAATTAGCCATAAAGCTGAAATT is a genomic window of Rhineura floridana isolate rRhiFlo1 chromosome 1, rRhiFlo1.hap2, whole genome shotgun sequence containing:
- the LOC133375553 gene encoding interferon epsilon-like — protein: MAIGIHMHAGALCLVLLSSVQVTALDCNFLKVQQQRFNLQSLKLWKERSAKFPSACLKELTAFSFPSDILEISESRLAMIAVYEILHGFLNILRRDLLGTGLEVTQRKRFLQMLHAQTEVIERCLEERKVTLRGAKGRKTVLRLKRYFQRIITFIREKERGTCIWESLQLEIRTSFTYIDILTKRMNS